A genomic segment from Wolbachia endosymbiont of Ctenocephalides felis wCfeF encodes:
- a CDS encoding Fe(3+) ions import ATP-binding protein FbpC 2 codes for MLVNNISYSYNSQDDFALSNINIEVKRGNVVCLLGHSGCGKSTILKLIAGIENPKSGTIFINDRLVASNHMSIAIEHRNVGLIFQHSALFPHKTVVENITFAIRSSSKKAKYLTALEILKLLNIEKYENMYPNALSGGQQQLVAIARVMAQNPDVVLLDEPFSNLDILSKCRIRHHILSLFRSKNTPVLMVTHDPQEALKVADFIYVMKSGKIIQSGVSSDIYHSPKDHTLAKFFSEFSSTLQLGDELPFDGILAARK; via the coding sequence ATGCTAGTTAACAACATTAGTTATTCCTATAACAGTCAAGACGATTTCGCTTTAAGCAACATAAATATTGAGGTAAAGAGAGGAAATGTCGTATGTCTACTAGGACATTCGGGTTGCGGCAAGTCAACGATTTTAAAATTAATTGCAGGGATAGAAAATCCAAAATCTGGTACCATTTTTATAAATGATAGGTTAGTTGCAAGTAACCACATGTCAATTGCAATAGAGCATAGGAATGTCGGATTGATTTTTCAACATTCTGCTCTATTTCCTCACAAAACAGTAGTAGAGAATATAACTTTTGCTATTCGTAGCTCCTCCAAAAAAGCAAAGTATCTCACTGCATTGGAAATTTTGAAGCTATTAAACATAGAAAAATATGAAAATATGTACCCTAATGCCCTATCGGGAGGGCAACAACAATTAGTTGCAATAGCAAGAGTAATGGCACAAAATCCTGATGTTGTATTGCTCGATGAACCATTTTCTAACTTAGATATACTGTCAAAGTGCCGAATAAGACATCATATATTGTCCCTTTTTAGAAGTAAAAATACCCCCGTGTTAATGGTAACTCACGATCCGCAAGAAGCATTAAAAGTCGCAGATTTTATCTACGTAATGAAAAGCGGTAAAATTATCCAATCAGGAGTTTCCAGTGATATATATCATAGTCCTAAAGATCATACGCTAGCAAAGTTCTTTAGTGAGTTCTCTTCTACTTTACAGTTAGGTGATGAGCTTCCGTTTGATGGTATACTTGCTGCAAGAAAATAA
- a CDS encoding Cysteine--tRNA ligase produces MVRLYNTLTKKKEPFIPIDKDHVKMYVCGPTVYDTAHIGNARSVVVYDVLFQLLKFCYGKVTYVRNITDIDDKIINAASEKNSSIESISTYYTRAFHEDMKSINCAEPTYEPKATENIDCIIKLIEHLLQSGHAYESNKHVYFSVESYSEYGALSGKKIDELDHGNRVEVGENKKHPGDFVLWKPANDIDYKLSSYWSSPWGEGRPGWHIECSAMSYAYLGQDFDIHGGGIDLQFPHHENEIAQSKSAFAGSVFAKYWVHNGFLTVNEEKMSKSLFNIVKVRDLLHNGIKGEVIRHALLKTHYRKPLDWTKNVISESQETLNKFYRLLRDVDVIDVEKSDAEVSKDFVEALKNDLNIPEALVILHEMATKINRTSNKNEKLKLTESFVKSARFIGFLESSYQEWFTAGVSHQEIERLIDLRRTAKQNKDYGTADKIREQLKQMGISISDNEDGTTTW; encoded by the coding sequence ATGGTTAGGCTCTATAACACCTTAACAAAAAAAAAAGAGCCTTTTATACCGATCGACAAAGATCATGTAAAAATGTACGTTTGCGGACCAACGGTATATGACACGGCACACATAGGCAATGCACGTTCTGTTGTTGTTTACGACGTATTATTTCAACTGCTTAAATTTTGTTATGGCAAAGTTACTTATGTGCGCAACATAACCGATATTGATGATAAGATAATCAACGCAGCAAGTGAGAAAAATAGCAGTATAGAAAGCATCAGCACATACTACACTAGGGCTTTTCACGAAGACATGAAAAGCATAAACTGTGCAGAGCCAACATACGAGCCAAAAGCAACGGAAAATATAGATTGTATCATCAAATTAATTGAACATTTGCTGCAATCTGGTCATGCCTATGAATCCAATAAGCATGTATATTTTAGCGTAGAGTCTTACTCTGAGTACGGTGCTTTATCAGGGAAAAAAATTGATGAATTGGACCATGGCAACAGAGTTGAAGTTGGTGAAAACAAAAAACATCCCGGAGATTTTGTACTATGGAAGCCTGCAAACGATATTGACTATAAGCTTTCAAGCTACTGGAGTAGTCCATGGGGAGAAGGAAGACCAGGATGGCATATAGAATGTTCAGCAATGTCATATGCTTACCTTGGTCAAGACTTTGACATTCATGGCGGCGGTATAGATTTACAATTTCCTCATCATGAAAATGAAATTGCGCAGAGTAAATCTGCATTTGCCGGATCAGTATTTGCAAAATATTGGGTACACAACGGTTTTCTTACGGTAAATGAAGAAAAGATGAGCAAGTCTTTATTTAATATAGTCAAGGTAAGAGATCTACTCCATAACGGAATAAAGGGTGAAGTAATACGTCACGCACTGCTCAAAACTCACTATAGAAAACCACTTGATTGGACAAAAAATGTTATTTCTGAGTCACAAGAAACTCTAAACAAGTTTTATCGGTTATTACGTGATGTGGACGTAATAGATGTTGAGAAAAGTGATGCAGAAGTCTCTAAAGATTTCGTAGAGGCTTTGAAAAACGATTTAAATATCCCTGAAGCCTTAGTCATATTGCATGAAATGGCCACAAAAATCAATAGAACGAGTAACAAAAATGAGAAGCTCAAATTAACTGAGAGTTTCGTTAAGAGCGCAAGATTTATTGGTTTTCTTGAGTCAAGTTATCAAGAGTGGTTTACTGCTGGCGTGAGTCATCAAGAAATAGAAAGACTGATAGATTTAAGAAGGACAGCAAAACAAAACAAAGATTACGGTACTGCAGACAAAATAAGAGAGCAACTAAAACAAATGGGAATCTCAATCTCTGATAACGAAGATGGTACAACGACCTGGTAA
- a CDS encoding ATP-dependent Clp protease ATP-binding subunit ClpA has product MISKNLEASLNRALLIASNFNLKYAKVEHLLLALTKDVDVNYVLSRCNIRADEIINIDSILSRCNADGYKKGFSEDNPELVVSEVKPNPLFQCIIHRSIIRAHSLGKKEINGANVLVEILSEQNFYIEDLLQKQNAKDSNLIYHISNMKYSGDTDECATNHKVKLDKNNNISTTVDKGELLKDEEILLSYCKNLNDYARSKKIDCVVGRDYELSRTIEILLRRRENNPLYVGDPGVGKTTIVEGLVLKIIEGSVPSALRSSTIYALDLGALLAGTRYRGDFEERMKSITKAIEAKPGAILFIDEIHTIIGAGSTSGSFLDAGNLLKPALARGTLRCIGATTYKEYSNSFEKDKALARRFQKINVKEPSINETIKMVNGVKPYYEEYHKVYYSGRAIKAMVKILRECIPEQKSPGKDINILDTAGAYCRLLKNRRKIVSSRDIKNTITRITGAPCRSEFDDIQRVQSLKGNLKKVIFGQEQAIESLVSSIKIAKSGLRNYNKPLANYLFAGPTGVGKTELAKQLAKSMGMNLVRFDMSEYMEPHTISRIIGSPPGYIGYDQGGLLTEAVSNNQYSVVLLDEIEKAHSDIYNILLQIMDYGCITDTYGRKVNFSNVILIMTTNAGAFERSKSSIGFGHKNFNISDSEKAIERVFSPEFRNRLDAVISFSDLNMDVILYIVDKFIQELRKQLTQKGISCLVENEVKSYLAQTGYCKEMGARPIERLIEKEIKSHLAEEILNRRLIKGKKLRIYMDKKENKIAFDIT; this is encoded by the coding sequence ATGATTTCTAAAAATCTAGAGGCAAGTTTAAATAGAGCATTGCTGATTGCTTCCAACTTTAACCTTAAGTATGCAAAAGTAGAACACTTATTGCTAGCGCTAACCAAAGATGTGGATGTAAATTACGTTTTATCAAGATGTAACATCAGAGCTGATGAAATCATCAATATAGACAGCATCTTATCAAGGTGCAATGCTGATGGTTATAAAAAAGGTTTTTCTGAAGATAATCCCGAATTGGTTGTCAGTGAAGTTAAGCCTAATCCGCTGTTTCAATGCATAATACATAGGTCCATAATACGAGCTCATAGCTTAGGAAAAAAGGAAATAAATGGAGCAAATGTCCTAGTAGAAATTCTGTCTGAACAGAATTTCTATATTGAAGACCTATTACAAAAGCAAAATGCAAAAGACTCTAACTTAATCTACCACATATCTAATATGAAATACTCGGGTGATACAGACGAATGCGCTACTAATCACAAAGTAAAGCTTGATAAAAATAACAACATCTCCACTACAGTAGATAAAGGTGAGTTACTAAAAGACGAAGAAATTCTACTAAGCTATTGTAAAAACTTGAATGATTATGCAAGAAGCAAAAAAATAGATTGCGTTGTTGGTCGCGATTATGAATTAAGTCGCACTATAGAGATATTATTGAGGCGTAGGGAAAACAATCCTTTATATGTCGGAGACCCAGGTGTTGGCAAAACAACGATAGTTGAGGGTTTGGTGTTGAAAATAATCGAAGGCAGTGTTCCTAGTGCGCTCAGGTCTAGCACAATCTATGCTTTAGATTTAGGAGCACTCCTCGCAGGAACCCGTTATAGAGGCGACTTTGAAGAAAGAATGAAATCCATAACGAAAGCAATCGAGGCAAAGCCAGGCGCTATTCTTTTTATTGACGAAATACACACCATCATTGGAGCTGGTTCAACAAGTGGTAGCTTTCTCGATGCTGGTAATCTACTTAAGCCCGCACTTGCGAGAGGTACATTACGTTGCATAGGTGCAACTACATACAAAGAATACAGCAATAGCTTTGAAAAAGACAAAGCACTAGCAAGAAGATTTCAAAAAATTAATGTGAAAGAGCCTTCTATCAATGAAACAATAAAGATGGTAAATGGCGTAAAGCCTTACTATGAAGAATACCACAAAGTATACTACTCAGGACGCGCCATTAAGGCTATGGTTAAAATTCTACGTGAGTGTATTCCTGAACAGAAATCACCTGGTAAGGACATTAACATTTTAGATACAGCAGGAGCATACTGTAGATTACTAAAAAATAGACGTAAAATTGTAAGTAGTAGAGATATTAAGAACACCATCACTAGAATTACAGGTGCACCTTGTAGGTCTGAATTTGACGATATACAAAGAGTACAATCTTTAAAAGGCAACCTCAAAAAGGTCATTTTTGGTCAAGAGCAAGCAATAGAATCTCTCGTCAGTTCTATTAAAATTGCTAAATCTGGATTGAGAAATTACAATAAACCCCTAGCAAACTATCTTTTTGCGGGACCAACTGGTGTTGGTAAAACTGAACTTGCAAAACAGTTAGCAAAAAGTATGGGTATGAATCTCGTACGCTTTGATATGTCTGAATATATGGAACCCCATACAATATCAAGAATAATTGGCTCTCCTCCTGGATATATAGGTTATGACCAAGGTGGATTGCTTACAGAAGCTGTTTCTAATAATCAATATAGTGTCGTGCTTCTTGATGAAATTGAAAAAGCCCACAGTGATATTTACAATATATTGCTACAAATCATGGATTATGGTTGCATTACAGACACTTATGGGCGTAAGGTTAACTTTTCCAATGTTATCTTGATCATGACAACCAATGCAGGAGCGTTTGAACGCAGTAAAAGCTCTATTGGCTTTGGACACAAAAATTTTAACATCAGTGATAGCGAAAAAGCAATAGAACGGGTTTTTAGCCCTGAATTTCGTAATCGTCTTGATGCAGTTATTTCCTTTTCTGACTTAAATATGGATGTGATTTTGTATATTGTGGATAAATTCATTCAGGAGCTGAGAAAACAACTCACACAGAAAGGCATAAGCTGTTTAGTAGAAAATGAAGTAAAGTCTTATCTTGCACAAACGGGTTACTGTAAGGAAATGGGGGCACGCCCGATAGAGAGACTGATCGAGAAGGAAATAAAAAGTCACTTAGCTGAAGAAATACTGAACCGTCGACTAATTAAAGGAAAGAAGCTGAGAATTTACATGGATAAAAAAGAAAATAAAATTGCTTTTGATATAACTTAA
- a CDS encoding Fructose-bisphosphate aldolase class 1, protein MIISDKVKQILSYYESENPGVKANLTRILMHGKLGGTGKLVILPVDQGFEHGPIKSFEVNPDAYDPHYHFQLALDSGISAYAAPLGMIEAGASTYAGMLPLILKLNSSNSLHSKSLTSDQAITASVKDALRLGCTAVGFTIYPGSAKCFDMIEEAREIIAEAKSCGLAVVLWSYPRGEGISKEGETAVDVIAYAAHIAALLGANVIKVKLPTNQLEKEKIEVGNIESLSKRIEYVKKSCFAGKRIVVFSGGESKSMNDICNEAKEIKQGGGNGSIIGRNTFQRKREEALSMLKDIMDIYM, encoded by the coding sequence GTGATAATAAGCGATAAAGTAAAACAAATCCTAAGCTACTACGAAAGTGAAAATCCTGGGGTAAAAGCAAACCTCACTCGTATTCTCATGCATGGAAAACTTGGTGGCACTGGCAAATTGGTGATTCTTCCTGTAGACCAAGGATTTGAACACGGACCGATAAAAAGCTTTGAAGTTAACCCTGATGCTTATGACCCACATTATCATTTTCAACTTGCACTTGATTCAGGAATAAGTGCGTATGCTGCTCCACTTGGCATGATTGAAGCTGGCGCTTCAACTTACGCTGGAATGCTTCCGCTCATTTTGAAACTTAATAGCTCCAATTCTTTGCATTCAAAAAGTCTCACTTCTGATCAAGCAATAACTGCCTCTGTGAAAGATGCGCTGCGTTTGGGCTGCACAGCCGTTGGATTTACTATATATCCTGGCTCTGCTAAATGTTTTGATATGATAGAAGAGGCTCGTGAAATCATAGCTGAGGCTAAGTCCTGTGGGCTTGCAGTGGTGCTATGGTCTTACCCACGAGGTGAGGGGATTTCCAAAGAAGGTGAAACAGCAGTTGATGTTATTGCTTATGCTGCGCACATAGCAGCTTTGCTTGGTGCTAACGTAATAAAAGTAAAACTCCCTACTAACCAATTGGAAAAAGAAAAAATAGAAGTGGGAAATATTGAGTCGTTATCCAAAAGAATTGAATATGTCAAGAAATCTTGCTTTGCAGGAAAAAGAATAGTAGTTTTTTCTGGTGGTGAGTCGAAGTCGATGAATGATATATGCAATGAGGCAAAAGAAATTAAGCAAGGAGGCGGTAATGGTTCAATCATTGGGCGCAACACTTTTCAACGAAAAAGAGAAGAAGCTTTATCTATGCTAAAAGATATCATGGATATCTACATGTAA
- a CDS encoding Sec-independent protein translocase protein TatA, which yields MSLGPWQLFLVLIIILVLFGAGRLPQVMGDLGKGIKNLKQELKDSEKLSSNEPDR from the coding sequence ATGAGCTTAGGACCATGGCAATTGTTTCTAGTCTTAATAATAATCTTAGTTCTGTTTGGCGCAGGTAGGTTACCACAAGTTATGGGTGATCTGGGAAAAGGCATTAAAAACCTTAAACAAGAACTCAAGGACTCAGAGAAACTATCATCTAACGAGCCAGATCGTTAG